ctatggcTAGAAAAATGTAGGTGGGGGCAAATCCGATCAAGGCTACTGTTTGTTTTAATTGACCGTAGTACTCTCTACGCAATAGTAACCTAATAGGAAATGTTTAGAATATAGTAGGAATTGGTCTCATACGCTCCTTTTAAGTCGAGTTTGAGCTATAGCTTAAATTAACATTTAGGTACTCATCTTGATTTGAAACAATGAATTTATAATTCATCACATAGtatcaattaaatatttcacatacCGTCAATCAAAGGCTGAGAACataaattaaatgatatattaaaGTTATCACACTTTTCAATTAATGTTCTCCCCACTTATCAATGGATATTAGCATACAAATTAAATTGTTAAATTTATGtctaagattatttaatttACCTATTTTCCATTAACTTATGGTTTTCAATAAGGATCCGTGGGTTGAATACAAAACACTTGGTGTTTTGATTATTATGTtgataagaaaaatgacaaaagcTATGTCCCACCCAGCTTGCATTAATTATGGAGTGGAGATCGAACCGCCACTCTATATAGTCGATCATATGCCTAATTAGCGTATGCGGATTAATATATTAGTTAGTCACAGCACTTTGCATGGAGGCCGTTAGCGTTGTTTGGAgcgggtaatttttttttttgaaaggaacTCCTCATTGATGATAACAGGTCAATTATAGAGTTTGTTAAACAAGACATTACCTGAGATAAACTCAGGACTCTCCTCGATCATTACAATCTCATTGCTATAATTAAAACCGAACTTAGCTAATTGGTGTGCAACACCATTTTCTTCTCTCGGTACCCATGCAACCTTCCAATCTTGTCTTCTCTTAAGTAATTCTTTGATATCATCCACAACTTGCCCAAACCAAAGccaattttcttctttactcTTTACTGCCTTCACCACACTTTGTGCATCACCTTCAAATATTACATTGCAAAGGCTAAGTTCATGGCACAAAACCATTGCTCTATATAATGCCAAGCATTCGGCTAATACAGGTTTAGAGTTAAAACTCCTTTTAGCAAGGAGGGAAACCAAAACTTCTCCTTCACAATCCCAAACAATAACTCCAATACCCATTTCCTTCACATCTTCATGTAGCGCCGCATCCCAATTGGCCTTAATGTAACCTTCTGATGGTGTTTCCCATTTCCTAGTATTGTTGGTAGAAGTCCCTCCTTGCTGACCTTCTTGCTTTCTCGCCTGTGCAGTCTTATACTCTTCCATTAACTCATTAGTTCCCAGTACAAGTCTTTTTCGCTCAATCATTCTACCTTCAAATAGAAAGTTGTTCCTTCTTAACCATATTTTCCTCAACATAACAGCAACCCAACTAAGAGTAACCTCATTTAGTGTCTCAGTACACCTTATCCAAAACTCTAGAAAGTCCATTTCATTTACATTCCATTTCTGCACTAGACTTGCTGCATCATTCCATATGTCATTTGCCGCCACACACCTCCATAGCACATGTACCTCTAATTCAGCCTCTTTCTTGCATACCATATAGATAGGACTGTCTACCGCCTGTTTCTTATATAGATTCAGTCTTGTCGGCAAAACACCTTGGCAAGCCTTCCATAAGAAGTTCTTCACATTTCTTGGTACCTCCAATTTCCATAATTTCTTCCAACACTTTTCCAAACCACTCTTCATAGAAGACTCTCCCTGCTTCATATGTTTCTGATTTAGAGCAAAATAATAGGCACTCCTTACACTGAAAGTCCCATCCCCAGTATATCCCCAATATCTCTTGTCGGTCCTCCAAGGAAACTAATAGGAATATTACAAATCTGCACTGCCGCTTCCTTATTAAACACTTCAGCTACTAGCTGCTCATTCCATCTGTGATTCTCCTCAGTAATCAACTCATTCACTCTTGCATCTCGATCCAACCTACTAACTTGTGACTGCACACAAAAAGTTTCTGGAGAGTGAAGCCACTTCTGCCCCCATATCTTAATGTTTTGACCATTACCCACCCTCCATCTtaactcttttttcaaaaaatcaattgTTGAGAACAAGCTCCTCCAGATAAGAGAAGCACCCCTCCCTAGTTTAGCCTCCATTAAATAAGTCTTCTTAAAAtacttttcttgaaaaatcttAGCCACCAAAGAAGATGGAAACTGCACCATTCTCCAGCATTGCTTGGTGAGCAAAGCCTCattaaaactctccaaatcCCTAAACCCCATACCTCCCTCACTCTTAGATTTGCCCGTTCTATCCCATCTCATCCAATGAATCTTCTTCTCCCCCTCCCTACTGCCCCACCAGAATTTagcaagaaaatttgaaatctcaTGACACAACTTCTTTGGTAGCCGAAATACACTCATCGTGTACGTAGGTATAACTTGTAATACACTTTTGATAAGTACTTCCTTTCCTGCTTGAGAGAGAAAAGAGTTTTTCCAGCTGTGAATTTTCTGCCATATACGCTCATTTATTCCTCTAAAAGTATTAAAACTTGACCTCCCCACCAAAGCTGGTAATCCCAGGTACCTTTCATAGCTCCCACACACACCACCTCCTGCTTCTTGAATGATATCACTTTTCTCAGCAGCTCTAGTATTagaactaaaaaagaaagaagatttaTGTTTATTTAGCATCTGACCTGATCTTGCCTCATATAGCTTCAGCACTTCATGAATTTTCTTCCACTCTGAAACCTTTGCTCTACAGAATAGAATATAATCATCCGCAAACATTAAATGATTGATACATGTACCACCTCTTCTCATTGAAACACCTTTTATATCCCCTTTCTTTTCTGCAGCATTAATCAAAGAGCTTAAACCTTCAGCACAAAGAATAAAGAGATAAGGTGACAAagggtcaccttgtctcaaaccccttTTTGGACAAAAAACCTCCCCAGGATTACCATTAATCAAAACTGTATAGTTAACTGAACTAATACACTCCATTACCAATTGAACCCACTTCCCATTAAATCCCAACTTCATCATCAAAGCCTTCAAAGACCTCCATTCAACCCTATCATATGCTTTGGACATATCTAGCTTCAAAGCTAAACTTCCCACCTTTCCTTTCTTGCGAGTCTTCATTGAGTGTAAAATTTCATAAGCTATCATAACATTATCAGTGATCAATCTCCCCGGTAGAAAAAGCACTTTGattacaagaaataattaaaggTAACACTCTCTTTAGCCTATTAGCCATGACTTTTGCAATAATCTTATACATCACATTACATAGACTAATAGGGCGAAAATCACTAACATCCATAACATTTTTTACTTTAggaattaaagcaataaatGTGTGATTTAAAGAAGAAAGAGTACCCTCTCCATTTAGGAAGCTAAGAGCAGCTTGGCTAACTTCCTCTCCAACATCATCCcaatatgtttgaaaaaaaaaatggcgacATGTTACTTAAGCCCAATTCGAAGCCTGTTGACCATTATTTGTCAACTCAGAAAATTTCACACCAGTTTAGACACTCCTGCATGAACAAtggagttccactaagatattgccccatcctagcacttggggttgtgataaatataaaaaactcaactctcaAGAACATGAAGtggcatgaaatgaaatgacagataacatgacatgatgtaatataacatttaaCAGATATTTCGTACTTGATGTAATATGACATGATGTAATATAACCTAACCAAAATGAATGATGGTTTCGTACGATCATACACACATAAATACccaaaattactattttacccctaTATGTGTTAAATGGTCATTTTGTACTTAATTTAAGggttttgcatcctaactccaaaactcaccaaaatttatattgatcatgtaaattttatcctaaatctaaatgtctaattagaaaaattcaaaacacaacACAGCTATAAGAACCAAATATAGGTCGAAACACACAGATGCTAaaatccttgatttttgttgcaattctttctaACTTTGACTCTTATGATAATCCAAATctggaaatatataaaaatcacatcctaTGCTTTAATATTATCCTAGGACATtaacaaaacacataaaaaaaaaatacaatttccttTATGTTCTTAGAATATCCTTCTTTAAATcaactccaagaactccaaaagtttaaaacacactCTTAACATGTTCATAAATCAAATCTAAGAAATAGCATGCTTGAACAAATAAGCAAAGataacaaaaatcataaaaaatcaaTCGACATAATCAGCTTGCACATTTACTCCAAAATCAAGTACTACATGTTTTGGTTGTTTATCAAACCATTATATTTGCATTTTCCATGAAGTAAACGATTAAGAAATAGCATCATATGCTTTATATTCAAGTCCTAAATTTGATCTAAGTATTAAGctcaagatcacatggcaaAAATTGCTTAGAAACACAACACAACCCATGAGCCTCAAGTTTGTGTTCCAACTGGATCTTagcatgcataaaaattcattccCTGAAGATCATAACcataaatcttgaaaataaCTTTCTAACACAGATCAAATTCCTAAGAGCAACAATTGTGAATATCAATACCATAGGAGCATGTTTCCATAACAAAAGATCTAAGCTTACTCAAAACTGAAATTGTTTTTAACCCTCCAGTTTATATCATTCAAACGGCTTAGTAAAAAAACTCTCCATATGCAAcaaatttaaatcaaaattgCATGTTAATATATTAACTCTAAACCATAAAAATCTCATACCAAGATCTTTCCAAgaacactattaaaaaaattaaaaaatcacacATTGTCCAGATTATCGCTCAGTATGATCTTTGTAGGCTTAAACAAACTTTTGACTAATCAAAACTTAATGAAAATTCACACACAATATACCAATggaaaaatactaaaagaagAACAACTTATATAATGAGAGTTTTGTAAGAATCTACACACAAAGGTTTTGCGAAATTCAGGCAAGAAAGGCAAAGAAAGACCAAGATCGACATTCGCTAGTCAATGACTCGAGCAAACTTCAGATAGAAAGTTCACTCTATATGCACTTGACTTGTTGCTTGAGCAAAGCACATACCAAAAATTCGATCAACATGCACTCAACTATTTGCTCGAACGAAACTCATACAGAGAGTTTGTTCGAAACTCACTCAACATATCGTTCGAGTGAAATAATCAGACAAAGATTTCACTCGAGCGCTTGACTCATAGCTTGAGTGATGATTGAACACAACATGCGCTCAACACCCCACTCAAGCGAATGTTCAAAACTTTGCCTTTGACTAGGGCTACACGTCGTATCCAACATAGCTTATAAAAGGAAAGCAAGCTTGTTTCTGTAGATGAGTATAGAGCTCCTGTGCTGATCTTGAGAGAGAAATACCATTCCACATCCAGAGCTCATCACTGCACTTAAGATCAAGTAATAAGCAAGCTAATTACTGCACTTAAGATCAAATACTGCTAAGTCCATTAGTGTGGACTTGTTCGTTGGCCGGAAAGAATTCCAAAGCTACTGTTGAAGTAGAGATTGAGATGTTCTCATGGTGAAGCTACAAAGGTCCAGAACTGCATGTGTGCAAAGATTAAGTGGGTCACTCATGGTGTTGCAAACCAAATTTAGCTACTATAAGGGTCTTGTGAGTGTTTCTATAAGCATTGGCATTGGCCTAgccaaaaccaaagcaaaaatTTGGCTAAAACTATTTGTTTTGCCTAAAAGCCAAAGCCATTGAAGTTAGGCTTGTTCATCCAGGCCGGGTTTTTTCTCCGGCCTAGTCCGGAACCTAGATAACCGGGTTCTAGTTACGGGTTTCGACCCAGAATAAACCCGGATCGATACCCGCATAGAAAAATCTAGGTACACCTGCTacctgcttttttttttcttggtttgaatatttcgaggtttctcttttccttttctttttttcctttctagcAACTAAATGGAGAAACTCAAAACCAATATTCCCATGAACAATAACCtctgttttttgtttaatgCATTATTCCTATGGGAGCAGATGACATTTTAGAATAAGTCAAGCATCCAAGGACAACAACTCATGAAAATCTTATCAAAAGTAGACATTTGAGAAGAAGTTAATCTCATGAAAACTAGCCTAGCTGTTCAATGCTCGATGAGTTCAGCTTTTTTCAGGCATCAAATAGCAATATAGATCTAGTACTACAGGTTAATCTAAAGCTTACAAATAATTGATAGATgcgttgaatatatatatatatatatacatatatatatatatatatatatatatataaacacggTGCCAATATTAAAAGCATCAAGGGGttaacaagaataaattaattctCACCGTAAGGGAGAGATCCACGCCAATAGGAAAGCCAGAAGTGTTATAAAAGATTTGTTTTATAATGAAAAACTTTcaatattttgtgataaaaaaaaaaaaaaaaaaaaaaaaaacctttctgtttcttatttataaaactcCCAGTTTTATTTACCAAAACAGAAAATACAATATTCACAAGGATCGCAGTTTAATATCAACCACAACcaaagaaataccaatattacaaggTTTGATCAGATTACATTATCTCACGGTATAGAACAGCATAAGCATGAAACATATCAAGAATCATAAACAGCAAACAAGAAAGTAAAGAAATATGATATGTAAAAggaaatatagataaataaggAAAGAACACACCGATATACGTGGTTCGACCCTAATGGTCTACATCCACGACAGGAATGGCCTCAGAGAAGCCTGAGAGATCTTTATTAATGAACAGTACATCACAGAGAAGCCTCAGAACATTAGAGTTACAATGCCCTCACGAGAAACACAAGAAATCGCACAGATTTCTTCTCTCCAAGAGCAAACCCTTATAAACCCTAGAATCACCTCcttctctgttctctctctcaaaaccagCCGTAAttccagaaaatgaaaacaCTCTGCTAGAGTTACAAATGCATAAGGATGTATTTATAGATTGCAACAGATGCTGCCAGGTGTAGAGATCCAACGGTTCAGTGCATAACCCTTCAGATCAAAGCCGTGAGCTTCTCACGTGTCCCTTTTAACTCTACCTTATCAGCTTCAATGGTCAAGATTGAGCCAAACGACATCACGCACTTAAACACATAATAAACACATTAgtaattataaataacaaatacaATGTATTGACATACATAttacaaatctccaccttggcaaAACATGTATTTGCCAAAAGTTCATTTGACCCTCATCATTAGCACATTCATGCATTGTTCCCCTAATGGGAACTGATTCTTGACTTCATACCAACTAAGTTCAGACAGTGTCTGAACTTAGACCAGGAGACAGATTTGGTCATCATATCTGAGGAGTTATCCTCACTCGAGACCTTTTCCACACTTACTACTTTAGACTCTATAACATCCCTAACAAAATGAAGCCTCACATCAATATGTTTAGATCTTTCTTGAAAGACTTGATTTTTAGCTAGATGCAATGTGCTTTGATTGTCACAGTGTACTGTGATGttaccattaaaaatatttaactcactTGCAATGCCTTTTAACCATATGGCCCCTTTAATGGCTTTTGTCAATGCTATATATTCAGCTTCTATGGTGGATAAAGCCACCACAGATTGTAAGTGTGATTTCCAGCTAATAGCTCCCCCAAAAGCAGTAAACACATAACCAGTTAATAACTTCCTAGTGTCTATACTCCCTGCAAAGTCAAAGTCTACAAAACCAGTAATTTCATAACCCTTTTTTACTTTGTTCCCAAAACTGAGACCCAAATTAGTAGAGTCTGCCAGGTACCTAAGTACCCATTTAATGGCCTGCCAATGAGGTTTTCCAGGATTTCCCATGAATCTACTAACCACACTCACATCATATGTCAAATCAGGTCTAGAACAAACCATTGCGTAGATAATACTTCCCACCATGCTAGCATAGAGAATTTGTTGCATAAAGCTAATATCATATTCTGTTTTAGGAGCCTAATCTAAAGACAGTTTAAAATGCTGTCCTAAGGGTGTATTAGCAGGTTTTACATGTTCCATACCAAATCTATTGAGAATTTTAGAAATGTAGTTTCTTTGAGACAAGTATAGCATTCCAGCACTTCTGTCCCTTTCAATTTCCATTCCTAAAATTTTCTTAGCAGGACccaattctttcattttaaattttgatttcaacATGCATTTAATTTGTTCAATTAAACCAGTGTCTTTACAAGCTACCagcatgtcatcaacatacaaaagaagataaacaaatattccttttttttctttgtaataaacacaactatcatagcagcttcttttaaaattgttactGATCATATGTGTGTCAAATCTTTTATACCACTGCCTAGGTGATTGTTTAAGAccatacaaaatttttttaagaagacaCACTTGATTATTATCAGTTTCATTAGTAAAACCTTCAGGAGGCTGCATATAAATTTATTCTTCAAGTTCTCCATGCAGAAAAGCAGTTTTAACATCTAATTGTTCTAGATGCAAGTTCTCAAAAGCTGTATAAGCAAGCAGTAGCTTAATTGAGTTATGTTTAACCACAGGAGAGAAgatctcattaaaatctattCATTCTCTCTGTGTGAACCCTTTTGCTACAAGCCTAGTCTTATACCTGGTCCCTTCTACTCTTGGTAtgctttcctttattttatagATCCATTAGGATCCAACAAGTTTAACCCCTTTAGGTTTAAGCACTAAAACCCAggtcttatttttattaagagattcCATTTCTTCATGCATGGCTAGGATCCATTTAGAGAAATCTTTGCTAGTTACAACCTctttatgagtttttggttcCTGATAAATCACCTCATCAACTACTGTTAGTGTAAACATTGTGAGTTCTGCTTGTCCATACCTTATAGGTGGTTCGATAACTCTCTTTTGCCTATCTCTAACTAGTTTATAAGAGTTATCTCCACCTTGATGAGTGTCCCCTGAGTCCCCTCCATCAAGGTTACTATTTTCCCCAATTTCAGGTTTAGATTGGGCATTAACATACTCCACCTCAATCTGAGATCCCCTTGGGGGCTTGACAATTTCTTGGTCTACCTTTTCCTCTATAGCCATGCCATTTGTGACTCATTAAAGGTCACATCCCTACTCACAATACACTTATACCTTCCAGGTCCATCTACCTAAAGTTTATAGCCCTTCACTCCTTCAGGATATCCTATAAAAATGCACTTAAGAGCCTTAGGTTCCAATTTGTCAGTTTTTGAGTATGCATAAGCCACACACCCAAAAATTCTTAGATAGTCATAGCTGGAAGGTTTTCCAAACCATAACTCATGTGGAGTTTTAAACCCTATAGCAGATGAAGGACACTTATTTATAAGTGAACATCTGTAGTGGCAGCTTCTGCCCAGAAGGTTTTGGGTAGCCCTGAATTAGACAACATACACCTCACCCTTTCTAAAATGGTCATATTCAACCTTTCAGCTAAGCCATTCTGTTGAGGGGTTTCCCTCACTGGCTTATGCCTaggaatttcttattttttacagtACATGTTAAACTCATTAGACAGAAACTCAAGACCATTGTCAGTCCTTAGGATCTTGAGTTTTCTACCTACTTGATTTTCCACTAGAGTCTTCCactctttgaatttttcaaaggTGTCACTCTTGTTTTTAAGAATGTAAATCCAGACCTTCCTAGAGTAATTATCTACTAAGGAGAGGAAATAACTCCCTCCACTATGTGAATTCACTCTTGCAGGCCCCCATAGGTCAGAATGGACATAATCTAGGGTTTGTTTAGTGTTGTGGGTTGCTGACTTAAAACTAACCCTCTTTGTCTTTCCATAGATACAATCTTCACAGAAAGGTAAGTTCCCTAGGTTTTGTTCACTTAGCAGCCCTTGTTTTTGTAGTTCTAAAAGACCCCCTTGACTTACATGCCAAGCCTCCTATGCCACAACACAGCTTTATTCTCAACTATGTTCTGAGTTGGGGTTGCTTCCCCAACTACAGTTTTCCCAAGTAGTGTATACAACCCATTTTTAATTACCCATTTCATAATAACTAGGGGGCCTTTAGTAACTCTAAGAACTCCTGCCTCAGATTTGAAGGTGTAGCCTGCCAAATCAAGCATGCCAAGAGAAATTAAGTTTCTCTTTAATTCAGGCATGAACCTAACCTCCCTCAAAACCTTTTCAATCCCATCATGCATTTTAAGTCTAATTAACCCTATTCCCATGACTTTACAGGACTTATTGTTTCCTAAAATTACATGCCCCCCCATCTATCTCAGAAAAAGTTTCAAACCAATCTCTAACTGGACACATATGAAAGGAGCAACCAGAGTCCATTATCCACTCTGTTTTTGAGTCAACCTCACTCACTGTAAGTACCTCAACACTTTCATACCCCTCAAAAACTATAGAAGCATCCCCTGcctctttaattttattacataGGTTTGTCTTTCTATCAGGGCAATCTTTCTTAAAGTACCCTTCCTTGTGACAGTGAAAACATTTAAACTGTTTTCCCTTTGACTTAGACCTaaatttcttgttttcattcttgcccattttttctctctttcatgTTCTACCCCTAATAGAAAAACCTTCCCCATGATTTTGTTTGATATCTCCTCTGTTTTGTAGTTCCCTAGTATGAAGTACAGATTGTACTTCATCAAGTGTCAAGGAATCTCTACCATACATCATGGTTTCTTTTAGGCTTAAGTATGATGAGTCCAAAGAACTCATCAAGAGGATGGCCTGATCCTCATCCTCCACCTTAATATCTATATTAGCAAGGTctagtataattttattgaactCATCAATGTGCTGCCCAGTCGGAGTTCCAGGAATCATTTTGAAAGTGTACAGTTTGGTTTTCTTGTGTAGTTTGTTTGTTATGGATTTAGTCatgtaaaaaattttcaatttagccatatacctgcaGCAGTGCTCTCACTAGCCACATCTCTTAGGACTTTCTCCCCAAGAGAGAGAATTAGAGCACTATGGGCTTTCTGGAGGGTGTCCTTGTGGACAGTccccttctctttctctttcgaGGAAGAGCCCTTCTGTTTCTCACCAAGGAGAGCATCCTGTAGTCCAAGTTGGACTAGCAGTGCTCTTATTTTGATTCTCCATAAGCCAAAATCATTATCCCCAGTGAACTT
This genomic interval from Juglans microcarpa x Juglans regia isolate MS1-56 chromosome 4D, Jm3101_v1.0, whole genome shotgun sequence contains the following:
- the LOC121260078 gene encoding uncharacterized protein LOC121260078, translated to MKQGESSMKSGLEKCWKKLWKLEVPRNVKNFLWKACQGVLPTRLNLYKKQAVDSPIYMVCKKEAELEVHVLWRCVAANDIWNDAASLVQKWNVNEMDFLEFWIRCTETLNEVTLSWVAVMLRKIWLRRNNFLFEGRMIERKRLVLGTNELMEEYKTAQARKQEGQQGGTSTNNTRKWETPSEGYIKANWDAALHEDVKEMGIGVIVWDCEGEVLVSLLAKRSFNSKPVLAECLALYRAMVLCHELSLCNVIFEGDAQSVVKAVKSKEENWLWFGQVVDDIKELLKRRQDWKVAWVPREENGVAHQLAKFGFNYSNEIVMIEESPEFISGNVLFNKLYN